The following are encoded in a window of Sphingobium sp. AP49 genomic DNA:
- the acs gene encoding acetate--CoA ligase encodes MSDDFFPVPSEWAANALLDREGRAADYARSIEDADAYWLERARRLDWITPPTKADESSFNEADFGVTWFADGELNVSANCIDRHLATRGDQVAIIWEPDSPDAQVRRYTYKQVHEEVCRLANVLKDAGARKGDRITIYMPMIPEAAFALLACARIGAIHSVVFGGFSPEALAGRLVDCDSTIVITADEGRRAGKTVPLKANVDAALAEAPCVRKVVVVRATGGDIRMKDGRDIWLHEAAARVSPDCPPESMNAEDPLFILYTSGSTGKPKGVLHTSGGYLLWASLTHELCFDYRPGDIWWCAADIGWVTGHSYIVYGPLANGATTLMYEGVPNWPTPARIWEVVDKHQVHTIFTAPTALRALMKEGDDHVHSTSRASLRVLGTVGEPINPEAWRWYHNVIGEGRCPIIDTWWQTETGGAMIAPMPGATDLKPGSATLPMPGVIPQIVDGEGAVQEGATEGNLVIAGSWPGQMRTVWGDHERFFQTYFTTFPGKYTTGDGARRDADGYYWITGRVDDVINVSGHRMGTAEVESALVLHESVAEAAVVGFPHDIKGQGIYAYVTLNANEEPSDDLRKDLVKWVRTEIGPIATPDAIQFAPGLPKTRSGKIMRRILRKIAEGEVSAQALGDVSTLADPAVVDNLVANRQG; translated from the coding sequence ATGTCTGACGATTTCTTCCCGGTTCCCTCTGAATGGGCCGCCAACGCCCTGCTCGACCGGGAAGGCCGCGCCGCCGACTATGCACGCTCGATCGAGGATGCCGATGCCTATTGGCTGGAACGGGCGCGGCGGCTCGACTGGATCACGCCGCCGACCAAGGCCGATGAAAGCAGCTTCAACGAGGCGGATTTCGGCGTCACATGGTTTGCCGACGGCGAACTGAACGTCAGCGCCAACTGCATCGACCGCCATCTGGCGACACGCGGCGACCAGGTCGCGATCATCTGGGAACCGGACAGCCCCGATGCGCAGGTGCGCCGCTACACCTACAAGCAGGTGCATGAGGAAGTCTGCCGCCTCGCCAATGTGCTGAAGGACGCCGGCGCGCGGAAGGGCGACCGGATCACCATCTACATGCCGATGATCCCCGAGGCGGCCTTTGCCTTGCTGGCCTGTGCGCGGATCGGCGCGATCCACAGCGTCGTGTTCGGTGGCTTTTCGCCCGAGGCGCTGGCCGGCCGCCTGGTCGACTGCGATTCGACCATCGTCATCACCGCCGACGAAGGCCGCCGCGCGGGCAAGACCGTGCCGTTGAAGGCCAATGTCGACGCGGCGCTGGCCGAGGCGCCCTGTGTTCGCAAGGTAGTCGTGGTGCGGGCGACCGGTGGCGACATCCGGATGAAGGATGGCCGCGACATCTGGCTGCACGAGGCGGCGGCGCGGGTGTCGCCCGACTGCCCGCCCGAGTCGATGAATGCCGAAGACCCGCTGTTCATCCTCTATACCTCCGGCTCCACCGGCAAGCCCAAGGGCGTGCTGCATACCAGCGGCGGCTATCTGTTGTGGGCGAGCCTGACGCATGAGCTGTGCTTCGACTATCGGCCCGGCGACATCTGGTGGTGCGCGGCCGACATCGGCTGGGTCACGGGTCACAGCTATATCGTCTATGGCCCGCTGGCGAACGGCGCGACGACGCTGATGTATGAAGGCGTGCCCAACTGGCCGACGCCGGCGCGGATCTGGGAAGTGGTCGACAAGCATCAGGTCCACACCATCTTCACCGCCCCCACGGCGCTGCGCGCGCTGATGAAGGAGGGCGACGACCATGTCCATTCGACCAGCCGCGCCTCGCTGCGCGTGCTGGGCACGGTGGGCGAGCCGATCAATCCGGAAGCCTGGCGCTGGTATCACAATGTCATCGGCGAAGGCCGCTGCCCGATCATCGACACTTGGTGGCAGACCGAGACCGGTGGCGCGATGATCGCGCCGATGCCCGGCGCCACCGACCTGAAGCCGGGCAGCGCCACCCTGCCCATGCCGGGCGTCATCCCGCAGATCGTCGATGGCGAAGGCGCGGTGCAGGAGGGGGCTACCGAAGGCAATCTGGTAATCGCGGGTAGCTGGCCTGGCCAGATGCGCACGGTGTGGGGCGACCATGAGCGCTTTTTCCAGACCTATTTCACCACCTTCCCCGGCAAATATACGACCGGCGACGGAGCGCGGCGCGACGCCGACGGCTATTACTGGATCACCGGCCGGGTCGACGATGTCATCAACGTGTCGGGCCACCGCATGGGCACGGCCGAGGTCGAGAGCGCGCTGGTGCTGCATGAAAGCGTCGCCGAGGCGGCGGTGGTCGGCTTCCCGCACGACATCAAGGGGCAGGGCATCTATGCCTATGTCACGCTGAACGCGAACGAGGAACCGAGCGACGATTTGCGCAAGGATCTGGTGAAATGGGTGCGGACCGAGATCGGCCCGATCGCCACGCCCGACGCGATCCAGTTCGCGCCCGGCCTGCCCAAGACCCGGTCGGGCAAGATCATGCGCCGCATATTGCGCAAGATCGCCGAGGGCGAAGTGTCCGCGCAGGCGCTGGGGGACGTTAGTACATTGGCCGACCCGGCCGTGGTGGATAATCTGGTCGCCAATCGTCAGGGATAG
- a CDS encoding glutathione S-transferase family protein: MWQLFQFPLCPFSRKVRLLLGEKGIGYDLVRESPWEMRDEFLDLNPAGTTPVVVDQEKGITLIDSQAICEYFEETVEKFPLISGTAAGRAEVRRLTAFFDQNFYGDVVGPLLHERMKKRLVERAAPDARVLREAMRRANVHMDYMDYLLDHRSWMAGGTLSLADIAAAAHLSVADYLGGIDWAGHEPVKRWYAGFKSRPSFRPLLSERMEVITPPAHYEKPDF; encoded by the coding sequence ATGTGGCAACTTTTCCAATTTCCGCTCTGTCCCTTCTCCCGCAAGGTCCGTTTGCTGCTCGGCGAAAAGGGCATTGGCTATGATCTGGTGCGCGAATCCCCCTGGGAGATGCGCGACGAGTTCCTGGATCTCAATCCGGCCGGGACGACCCCGGTGGTCGTCGACCAGGAAAAGGGTATCACCCTGATCGACAGCCAGGCGATCTGTGAATATTTCGAGGAAACGGTCGAGAAATTCCCGCTGATCTCCGGCACGGCGGCGGGCCGGGCCGAGGTGCGCCGGCTGACCGCCTTCTTCGACCAGAATTTCTATGGCGATGTCGTGGGACCGCTGCTGCACGAGCGGATGAAGAAACGGCTGGTGGAACGCGCTGCGCCCGATGCCCGGGTCCTGCGCGAAGCGATGCGCCGGGCCAATGTCCATATGGACTATATGGACTATCTGCTCGACCATCGCAGCTGGATGGCCGGCGGGACGCTCAGCCTCGCCGACATCGCGGCGGCGGCGCATCTGTCGGTGGCGGATTATCTGGGCGGTATCGACTGGGCCGGGCATGAACCGGTCAAGCGCTGGTATGCCGGCTTCAAGTCGCGCCCCTCCTTCCGTCCGCTATTGTCGGAACGGATGGAAGTCATCACCCCGCCGGCCCATTATGAGAAGCCGGATTTTTGA
- a CDS encoding GGDEF domain-containing protein, producing the protein MTGASSSSASPHHGLTDRLSRWARGLSGKPEDSETTEEQRARVGGAANREINRRRRLYDEIGEFLFAHDLDLTPLNFGVALDYLTGANITVEKAVRAVLMERGKITNGWMETVVASQRADEITPDALASMLDKVEENLSQFTGLMTESRNSAKDYGAALQEQAKGLEAGGDNEPILSRLVGLTRSMVEKTRQVENQLRESQKQTQTLKSSLESARRAAEHDHLTGLPNRRAFEAVLREELQLARERGEQLSVAFCDIDHFKLVNDTHGHDTGDRVLKFVAGLLSKISDDRCHVARHGGEEFVMLFRGKTAAETCEAVDAVREDLATRSLVNRTNGERMERVSFSAGVANVLAYDDPRAALKAADRALYLAKEHGRNRVYLAAEAD; encoded by the coding sequence ATGACTGGGGCATCATCATCTTCCGCTAGCCCGCATCACGGGCTGACCGATCGTCTTTCGCGCTGGGCCAGAGGCCTGTCAGGCAAACCGGAAGATTCCGAAACGACCGAAGAGCAGCGTGCGCGCGTCGGCGGTGCCGCCAATCGCGAGATCAATCGCCGTCGCCGCCTGTATGACGAGATCGGCGAGTTCCTCTTTGCGCATGACCTGGATCTGACGCCACTCAATTTCGGCGTGGCGCTCGACTATCTGACCGGTGCGAACATCACGGTCGAGAAGGCGGTGCGGGCCGTTCTGATGGAACGCGGCAAGATCACCAACGGGTGGATGGAGACCGTAGTCGCCAGTCAGCGCGCCGATGAGATCACGCCCGACGCCCTGGCCTCGATGCTCGACAAGGTCGAGGAGAATCTGTCCCAATTTACCGGCCTGATGACCGAATCGCGCAATTCCGCCAAGGATTATGGCGCCGCGCTGCAGGAACAGGCCAAGGGCCTGGAGGCTGGTGGCGACAATGAGCCGATCCTGTCCAGACTGGTCGGCCTGACCCGGTCGATGGTGGAAAAGACCCGCCAGGTGGAAAACCAGCTGCGCGAAAGCCAGAAACAGACCCAGACGCTCAAATCCAGCCTGGAGAGCGCCCGCCGCGCCGCCGAGCATGATCATCTGACCGGCCTGCCCAACCGCCGCGCCTTTGAAGCTGTCCTGCGCGAGGAACTGCAGCTGGCGCGCGAACGCGGCGAGCAATTGTCCGTCGCCTTTTGCGACATCGACCATTTCAAGCTGGTCAACGACACCCACGGCCATGACACGGGCGACCGGGTGCTCAAGTTCGTCGCCGGCCTGCTCTCCAAGATTTCCGACGACCGATGCCATGTCGCCCGCCATGGCGGCGAGGAATTCGTCATGCTGTTCCGCGGCAAGACGGCGGCCGAAACCTGCGAAGCGGTCGATGCGGTGCGCGAGGACCTGGCAACCCGCAGCCTGGTCAACCGCACCAATGGCGAGCGGATGGAACGGGTCAGCTTCTCCGCAGGCGTCGCCAACGTCCTTGCCTATGACGATCCGCGCGCAGCGCTCAAGGCAGCCGACCGCGCGCTGTACCTGGCCAAGGAACATGGCCGCAACCGCGTCTATCTGGCGGCCGAGGCGGACTAG
- a CDS encoding LysR substrate-binding domain-containing protein, which produces MRRLPPLTALEAFVQVARLGSVKAAAEELALSTPALSRRVQALERFIGRPLFDRKHQALEINAEGQRLLDDIAPALDSLSQALENIQSGGNQLRLRLAVMPLFATQRLFPHLGKLRQQHPQLHIDIETTPHAVARLGEGLDAAIVLASKDIDPALYAYELDHEKIYLIGRRELAEGPHPLHSPEELAQQTILLHRDMALSFDAWKDAAGLPDLQPLAIDNYDSGQLMLEAAAQGLGVAVMHASHYEQSGDPRLMRLFPSIPVDSPYRYFFVCRPRALQTRAVRIFRDWLVAANI; this is translated from the coding sequence ATGCGTAGACTGCCGCCTCTTACGGCCCTGGAGGCCTTTGTTCAGGTTGCCCGCCTCGGCTCGGTCAAGGCGGCTGCCGAGGAGCTCGCCCTGTCGACTCCGGCGCTGAGCCGGCGCGTCCAGGCGCTGGAGCGCTTCATCGGCCGCCCCTTGTTCGACCGCAAGCATCAGGCCCTGGAGATCAATGCCGAAGGGCAGAGGCTGCTGGACGACATTGCCCCCGCGCTCGACTCCCTCAGCCAGGCGCTGGAGAATATCCAGAGTGGCGGCAACCAGTTGCGCCTGCGTCTGGCCGTGATGCCGCTCTTCGCCACGCAGCGACTATTTCCCCATCTTGGCAAGTTGCGCCAGCAACACCCCCAGCTGCACATCGACATCGAAACCACGCCCCATGCGGTCGCCCGCCTGGGCGAGGGGCTGGATGCGGCGATCGTGCTGGCCAGCAAGGATATCGATCCGGCGCTCTACGCCTATGAGCTGGATCATGAGAAAATCTACCTGATCGGCCGGCGCGAACTGGCGGAAGGCCCTCACCCGCTGCATTCACCCGAAGAGCTGGCCCAACAGACGATCCTGCTCCACCGGGACATGGCGCTGTCCTTCGATGCCTGGAAGGATGCCGCCGGCCTGCCCGACCTGCAACCGCTGGCGATCGACAATTATGATTCGGGCCAGCTGATGCTGGAGGCCGCCGCCCAGGGACTGGGCGTGGCGGTGATGCATGCGAGCCATTACGAACAATCGGGCGATCCTCGGCTGATGCGCCTGTTCCCGTCGATTCCGGTCGATAGCCCATATCGCTATTTCTTCGTCTGCCGCCCGCGTGCCCTGCAAACGCGGGCCGTGCGCATCTTCCGGGACTGGCTGGTCGCCGCGAATATCTAG
- a CDS encoding CDC48 family AAA ATPase, translating into MADQESSGRRIQVANARPEDAGRGLARLPLTVMTELQLAEGDMIEIVGKRSTPARVVRPYKEDEGLDVLRLDGLQRANAGVGSGDFVQVRKVDPRPAQRVVFAPAQNNLRLQGNPDALKRVFFQRPLTAGDVVATAGQQQVPPGDMPPQLRQMLAAPAYALQEIRLIVVSTVPKGIVHIDADTEVELRAEYEEPRESRRADVTYDDVGGMADTIDQLREMVELPLRYPELFERLGVDPPKGVMLHGPPGTGKTRLARAVANESEAEFFLINGPEIMGSAYGESEKKLREIFEEAAKAAPSILFIDEIDSIAPKRGQVTGETEKRLVAQLLTLMDGLEPRTNLVVIAATNRPEAIDEALRRPGRFDREIVVGVPDERGRREILGIHTRGMPLGDRVDLAELARMTYGFVGADLAALTREAAIETVRRFMPRLNLEDGTIPPDVLEELSVTREDFLSAIKRVQPSAMREVMVQAPNIGWSDIGGLGDAQMRLKEGVELPLKDPDAFRRIGIRPAKGFLLYGPPGTGKTLLAKAVAREAQANFIATKSSDLLSKWYGESEQQIARLFARARQVAPTVIFIDELDSLVPARGGGLGEPAVTERVVNTILAEMDGLEELQSVVVIGATNRPTLVDPALLRPGRFDELIYVPVPDQAGRRHILAIHTAKMPLAADVDLDLLAARTERFTGADLEDLSRRAGLIALRQSLGIEAVTMAHFEAALDDTRASVTPEMEREYEQIQATLKQSAMQIDPIGFVSPGMLRARES; encoded by the coding sequence ATGGCCGATCAGGAGAGCAGCGGACGCAGGATACAGGTGGCCAATGCCCGGCCGGAGGATGCCGGGCGCGGTTTGGCGCGGTTGCCGCTTACCGTCATGACCGAACTGCAACTGGCCGAAGGCGACATGATCGAGATCGTCGGCAAGCGGTCGACGCCGGCGCGGGTCGTGCGACCCTATAAGGAGGATGAGGGACTCGACGTGCTTCGCCTCGACGGGCTTCAGCGTGCCAATGCGGGCGTCGGCTCCGGCGATTTCGTCCAGGTCCGCAAGGTCGACCCGCGCCCGGCCCAGCGCGTTGTGTTCGCACCTGCACAAAATAACCTGCGTCTTCAGGGTAATCCCGATGCGCTCAAGCGGGTTTTCTTCCAGCGGCCTTTGACGGCAGGCGATGTCGTGGCGACGGCCGGCCAGCAACAGGTGCCGCCGGGCGACATGCCGCCCCAACTGCGACAGATGCTGGCGGCGCCCGCCTATGCGCTGCAGGAAATCCGCCTGATCGTGGTGTCGACCGTGCCCAAGGGCATCGTCCATATCGACGCGGATACGGAGGTCGAGCTGCGCGCGGAATATGAGGAACCACGCGAATCCCGCCGCGCCGATGTGACCTATGACGATGTCGGCGGCATGGCGGACACGATCGACCAGCTGCGCGAGATGGTGGAACTGCCGCTGCGCTATCCCGAATTGTTCGAGCGGCTGGGCGTCGATCCGCCCAAGGGGGTGATGCTCCATGGTCCGCCGGGCACCGGCAAGACTCGCCTTGCCCGCGCCGTCGCCAATGAATCGGAGGCCGAATTCTTCCTCATCAACGGGCCGGAGATCATGGGATCGGCCTATGGCGAGTCCGAAAAGAAGCTGCGCGAGATATTCGAGGAAGCGGCCAAGGCCGCGCCTTCGATCCTGTTCATCGACGAGATCGATTCGATCGCGCCCAAGCGTGGCCAGGTCACCGGGGAAACCGAAAAGCGACTGGTAGCGCAGCTGTTGACGCTGATGGATGGGCTTGAACCGCGTACCAATCTGGTCGTCATCGCCGCCACCAACCGGCCCGAGGCGATTGACGAGGCGCTCCGCCGGCCCGGCCGCTTCGACCGCGAGATCGTGGTCGGCGTGCCCGACGAACGCGGCCGGCGCGAGATATTGGGCATCCATACCCGTGGCATGCCGCTCGGCGACCGGGTCGACCTCGCCGAACTGGCACGCATGACCTATGGCTTTGTCGGTGCCGATCTTGCCGCGCTCACCCGCGAGGCCGCGATCGAGACGGTGCGTCGCTTCATGCCCCGCCTCAATCTGGAGGATGGCACTATCCCGCCCGATGTGCTGGAGGAACTGAGCGTCACGCGCGAGGATTTCCTGTCGGCGATCAAGCGGGTCCAGCCTTCCGCCATGCGCGAGGTGATGGTGCAGGCGCCCAATATCGGCTGGTCTGACATTGGCGGGCTGGGCGATGCGCAGATGCGCCTCAAGGAAGGGGTGGAGCTGCCGCTCAAGGATCCCGATGCCTTCCGCCGTATCGGCATTCGGCCGGCCAAGGGCTTCCTGCTCTATGGCCCGCCCGGTACGGGCAAGACCTTGCTGGCCAAGGCGGTCGCGCGCGAGGCGCAGGCGAACTTCATCGCCACCAAGTCGAGCGACCTCCTCTCCAAATGGTATGGCGAAAGCGAACAGCAGATTGCCCGCCTGTTCGCCCGCGCGCGCCAGGTGGCGCCGACGGTCATCTTCATCGACGAACTGGACAGCTTGGTCCCCGCCCGGGGCGGTGGCCTGGGCGAACCGGCGGTGACCGAACGGGTGGTCAACACCATCCTGGCCGAGATGGACGGGCTGGAGGAACTGCAGTCGGTGGTCGTCATCGGCGCCACCAACCGGCCGACCCTGGTCGATCCGGCGCTGTTGCGGCCGGGCCGGTTCGACGAGCTCATTTATGTGCCCGTTCCCGACCAGGCCGGGCGACGGCATATCCTGGCGATCCATACCGCCAAGATGCCGCTGGCCGCGGATGTCGATCTGGATCTGCTGGCGGCCCGTACCGAGCGCTTCACCGGCGCGGATCTGGAGGATCTGTCCCGCCGGGCCGGCCTCATCGCCCTGCGCCAGTCACTCGGCATCGAAGCGGTCACCATGGCCCATTTTGAAGCCGCGCTCGACGATACAAGGGCGTCGGTAACGCCTGAAATGGAGCGTGAATATGAGCAGATTCAGGCGACCTTGAAGCAAAGCGCGATGCAGATCGATCCGATCGGTTTCGTCTCGCCCGGGATGCTGCGCGCCCGCGAGAGCTAG
- a CDS encoding methyltransferase domain-containing protein, translated as MFFRQFVKHPGMIGSVIPSSPTLVARMLDGVDWQRTRLFVEYGPGLGTFTHSILERLHPDATLLAIDLNLDFVAYLESEIRDPRLRVVHGSAADVRRFVMEAGYQQADYVLSGIPFSTLPDGVGDAICAETRSILRNGGAFLVYQYSRYVRRLLDPLFDQVSDELEWRNIPPCRLFHAIKAEALAKAA; from the coding sequence ATGTTCTTCCGACAGTTCGTTAAACATCCCGGCATGATCGGTTCGGTCATCCCCTCCTCGCCGACGCTGGTCGCGCGCATGCTCGATGGCGTCGATTGGCAGCGCACCCGCCTGTTCGTCGAATATGGCCCGGGGCTGGGTACCTTCACCCATTCGATCCTGGAACGGCTGCATCCCGATGCGACCCTGCTGGCGATCGACCTCAATCTCGATTTTGTGGCCTATCTGGAATCGGAAATCCGTGATCCCCGTCTGCGCGTGGTCCATGGTTCGGCTGCCGACGTTCGCCGCTTCGTGATGGAAGCCGGCTATCAGCAGGCGGACTATGTCCTCTCGGGCATACCCTTCTCGACCCTGCCCGATGGCGTGGGTGACGCCATTTGCGCTGAAACCCGCTCGATCTTGCGCAACGGCGGTGCATTCCTCGTCTATCAATATTCGCGTTATGTCCGCCGGCTGCTGGATCCGCTGTTTGATCAGGTCAGCGACGAACTGGAATGGCGCAACATTCCGCCCTGTCGCCTGTTTCACGCCATCAAGGCAGAGGCGTTGGCCAAAGCGGCCTGA
- a CDS encoding helix-turn-helix transcriptional regulator, translating to MASYAEGNDPWADLFLSAALEPDRWDDAIRAMAQATGSRHGQLIGFGPGAVAFNWISDIDDGIIAKTAVIDTGSPDLNFRVAADAIPNRPDVVHEAHYDMARQTLRSDDYLDLCADYDIFDGCQTRLLRGSDMMIGLALLRDRKDGRTSQDQRDLFAHIAGHARTAVQLQRAIEQQGFALLAGTFEAMDRACWLLDATGRVSGMTPRAEDILSTSRIRLADRWLASDRADETRAILRSVRAVVDAPARVADPIALADDEGGVGIMLEFYPLPARPWSLPFAPRAIVVARVGAPTDRHVRLLMRIFRLTPAEADIAMHLAAGLSRAEIARRRAVSTETLKVQLRSIYDKTGCSRESQLVRIVGLISS from the coding sequence ATGGCGTCATACGCCGAAGGCAATGATCCGTGGGCCGATCTCTTCCTGTCGGCTGCGCTTGAGCCGGATCGATGGGACGATGCGATCCGGGCGATGGCACAGGCGACCGGCTCCCGGCATGGCCAATTGATCGGATTTGGTCCCGGGGCGGTCGCGTTCAACTGGATCAGCGATATTGACGACGGCATCATCGCCAAGACGGCGGTGATCGATACGGGGTCGCCCGATCTCAATTTCCGCGTCGCTGCCGATGCTATCCCCAATCGGCCGGATGTCGTGCACGAGGCGCATTACGACATGGCGCGCCAGACCCTGCGCAGCGATGACTATCTCGATCTGTGCGCCGATTATGACATTTTCGACGGATGCCAGACCCGCTTGTTGCGCGGTTCCGATATGATGATCGGTCTGGCGCTGCTGCGCGATCGCAAGGATGGCCGGACGAGTCAGGACCAACGCGATCTGTTCGCCCATATTGCGGGCCATGCGCGCACGGCGGTCCAGCTCCAGCGGGCAATCGAGCAACAGGGCTTCGCGCTGCTGGCCGGCACGTTCGAGGCCATGGACCGGGCATGCTGGCTGCTCGATGCGACCGGTCGGGTCAGCGGCATGACGCCGCGGGCCGAGGATATTCTGTCGACCAGCCGCATTCGCCTTGCCGATCGCTGGCTGGCGAGCGACCGGGCGGATGAAACCCGCGCGATCCTGCGGTCGGTGCGGGCGGTGGTCGATGCCCCGGCTCGCGTGGCCGATCCCATTGCCCTTGCGGATGATGAGGGTGGCGTCGGCATCATGCTCGAATTTTATCCGTTGCCGGCGCGGCCCTGGTCATTGCCGTTCGCCCCGCGTGCGATCGTGGTGGCGCGGGTGGGGGCGCCGACGGATCGCCATGTTCGTCTGCTGATGCGCATCTTTCGCCTCACCCCGGCCGAGGCCGATATTGCGATGCACCTTGCGGCGGGATTGTCGCGGGCGGAAATCGCCCGCCGGCGAGCGGTGTCGACGGAGACGCTCAAAGTCCAGCTACGCAGCATCTACGACAAGACGGGATGCAGTCGGGAGTCGCAGCTCGTCCGCATCGTCGGGCTGATCAGCAGCTGA
- a CDS encoding glutamate-5-semialdehyde dehydrogenase — translation MNDLTQTPEMLIAQMGARARRAAALLAPAGDAQKVDALRRAAQALRDQAPAILAANARDMDNGIDNGLSAAMLDRLRLDADRIAAMAAGVDQVATLDNPLGSVIDSSLRPNGLELSRVRVPLGVIGIIYESRPNVTADAAALCLRAGNAVILRGGSEAKESNRAIHAAMAEGIAAAGLPAEAVQLVPTTDRAVVGALLRASDFVDLIVPRGGKSLVARVQEEARVPVLAHLDGINHSYVDGAADPAMAESLVLNAKLRRTGVCGSTETVLIDRAYAHAPALVKALLDAKCEVRGDDAVQAMDDRVLAASDEDWDTEYLDAIVSIRLVDGVEEAIAHIAAHASHHTDAIITEDAAVAERFLNAVDSAIVMWNASTQFADGGEFGLGAEIGISTGRLHARGPVALEGLTTYKWIVRGRGQARP, via the coding sequence ATGAACGACCTGACGCAGACCCCCGAAATGCTGATCGCGCAGATGGGCGCGCGTGCGCGCCGCGCCGCCGCCCTGCTCGCGCCAGCCGGGGACGCGCAGAAGGTCGATGCGCTGCGCCGCGCGGCCCAGGCCCTGCGGGATCAGGCGCCCGCCATCCTCGCGGCCAATGCGCGCGACATGGACAATGGCATCGACAATGGCCTGTCCGCCGCGATGCTCGACCGGCTGCGGCTGGACGCGGACCGGATCGCCGCCATGGCCGCCGGCGTGGATCAGGTCGCGACGCTTGACAATCCGCTCGGCAGCGTGATCGACAGCAGCCTGCGGCCCAATGGTCTGGAACTCAGCCGGGTGCGCGTGCCGCTGGGCGTCATCGGCATCATCTATGAAAGCCGCCCCAACGTCACCGCCGACGCCGCTGCGCTGTGCCTGCGCGCCGGCAACGCCGTGATCCTGCGCGGCGGCAGCGAGGCGAAGGAAAGCAACCGCGCCATCCACGCCGCCATGGCAGAGGGGATCGCCGCCGCCGGCCTGCCCGCCGAAGCGGTGCAGCTTGTCCCCACCACCGATCGCGCGGTGGTCGGCGCGCTGCTGCGGGCGTCGGATTTCGTCGACCTGATCGTGCCGCGCGGCGGCAAGAGCCTGGTCGCGCGCGTGCAGGAGGAAGCGCGGGTGCCGGTGCTCGCCCATCTGGACGGCATCAATCACAGCTATGTCGACGGCGCCGCCGATCCCGCCATGGCGGAAAGCCTGGTGCTCAATGCCAAGCTGCGCCGGACCGGCGTCTGCGGCTCGACCGAAACGGTGCTGATCGACCGGGCCTACGCCCATGCCCCCGCGCTGGTGAAGGCGCTGCTCGACGCCAAGTGCGAAGTGCGCGGCGATGACGCGGTGCAGGCGATGGACGATCGCGTGCTTGCCGCATCGGACGAGGATTGGGACACCGAATATCTCGACGCCATCGTCTCGATCCGGCTGGTCGACGGCGTGGAAGAGGCGATCGCCCATATCGCCGCCCATGCCAGCCACCATACCGATGCGATCATCACCGAGGATGCGGCGGTGGCCGAACGCTTCCTCAATGCGGTCGACAGCGCGATCGTGATGTGGAACGCCTCGACCCAGTTCGCCGATGGCGGCGAGTTCGGCCTCGGCGCGGAAATCGGCATCTCGACCGGCCGCCTCCACGCCCGCGGTCCGGTCGCGCTCGAAGGGCTCACCACCTATAAATGGATCGTCCGCGGTCGCGGCCAGGCCCGACCCTAG
- the kdsA gene encoding 3-deoxy-8-phosphooctulonate synthase, protein MSDPKHVKVGPVTFGNDLPFVLISGPCQIESRDHALFMADALAKAAADAGVPFIFKSSFDKANRTSVSGKRGVGIDAGLAILAEVKATLGCPVLTDIHGPEQVEAAAQAVDILQIPAFLCRQTDLLIAAGKTGAVINVKKGQFLAPWDMAAVAQKVASTGNERILLTERGASFGYNTLVSDMRALPVMAETGYPVVFDATHSVQQPGGLGSASGGQRDYAPLLARSAVAAGVAAIFAEAHEDPDNAPSDGPVMLKLDWVGPMLKQLKAIDTVVKG, encoded by the coding sequence ATGAGCGATCCCAAGCATGTGAAGGTCGGCCCGGTCACCTTCGGCAACGACCTGCCCTTCGTCCTGATTTCCGGCCCCTGCCAGATCGAAAGCCGCGACCATGCGCTGTTCATGGCCGATGCGCTGGCCAAGGCGGCGGCGGATGCGGGCGTGCCCTTCATCTTCAAGAGCAGCTTCGACAAGGCGAACCGCACGTCGGTATCGGGCAAGCGCGGCGTCGGCATCGATGCGGGGCTGGCGATCCTGGCCGAGGTGAAGGCGACGCTGGGCTGCCCGGTGCTGACCGACATTCATGGCCCCGAACAGGTCGAGGCGGCGGCGCAGGCGGTGGATATCCTGCAGATCCCGGCCTTTCTCTGCCGCCAGACCGACCTGCTGATCGCGGCGGGGAAGACCGGCGCGGTGATCAACGTCAAGAAGGGGCAGTTCCTGGCCCCCTGGGACATGGCGGCGGTGGCGCAGAAGGTCGCGTCGACCGGCAATGAGCGCATATTGCTGACCGAGCGCGGCGCGAGTTTCGGCTATAATACGCTGGTCAGCGACATGCGCGCGCTGCCGGTGATGGCGGAGACGGGCTATCCGGTGGTGTTCGACGCCACCCATTCGGTGCAGCAGCCCGGCGGACTGGGATCGGCCTCCGGTGGCCAGCGCGACTATGCGCCGCTGCTGGCGCGCAGCGCGGTGGCGGCCGGCGTGGCGGCGATCTTCGCCGAAGCGCATGAAGACCCGGACAATGCGCCGTCGGACGGGCCGGTGATGCTGAAGCTCGACTGGGTCGGGCCGATGCTGAAGCAGTTGAAGGCGATCGATACGGTGGTGAAGGGGTAG